The proteins below come from a single Aspergillus oryzae RIB40 DNA, chromosome 5 genomic window:
- a CDS encoding uncharacterized protein (predicted protein) encodes MTAFTILLGLAVPSLTAANAAANFNLSIATLETYGCDSTCQAVFDYAQAEDRTLFGTDFEFGFYATASNFSRSQPGDLLKFEAINPDGLDVINGMSAYRFQYTSRDLDGSPVPATGFIGIPYTSFRKDQKYPAIAYAHGTIGVFAGCPPSTTPTLYDYTSWSILIEKGYAIIAPDYAGLGNNYTEHKYLSFPAHANDLYYGMVAARKAFPGLFTDGWMGVGHSQGGGSVWKLSESKLLQTGAAGKYLGTVALAPASKIYDMTLLGVESLSQTSNYASYDILYETIWLPFAIERVFPGMSRAPFAETLQNRTKIADMAQACNYGIMSLAYGLKPLDLFTSAIKNNTDFQEWQDMVAPANGDKAGEPMMIIQGLNDTAVLPQITVSSFQDACRYGNEAHLRLYPGMDHSDVLTASSPEWLAFIDGRFAGWKTPGNCSTITHQPFDVAHMVTEPEAAEIASI; translated from the coding sequence ATGACAGCATTTACTATACTTCTCGGCTTGGCCGTCCCATCTTTGACTGCTGCAAATGCCGCTGCAAACTTTAACTTATCAATTGCAACCCTTGAGACCTATGGCTGCGATTCTACTTGCCAGGCGGTTTTTGACTATGCGCAAGCCGAGGACCGGACGCTGTTCGGGACTGACTTTGAATTTGGCTTTTATGCCACGGCATCCAATTTCTCCCGATCCCAGCCCGGTGATCTGTTGAAGTTTGAAGCCATTAACCCAGATGGCCTGGATGTTATCAACGGAATGTCTGCCTACCGCTTCCAATATACGTCTCGAGATCTAGACGGGTCCCCCGTTCCGGCTACCGGATTCATCGGAATACCCTATACATCGTTCCGAAAAGACCAAAAGTACCCAGCCATCGCCTACGCCCACGGTACCATCGGGGTCTTTGCTGGATGCCCACCATCTACTACCCCAACCCTCTACGACTATACCAGCTGGAGTATCCTCATTGAGAAGGGCTACGCCATCATCGCGCCTGACTATGCTGGTCTCGGAAACAACTACACGGAGCATAAATATCTTAGTTTCCCTGCGCATGCCAATGATCTCTATTATGGTATGGTTGCCGCTCGGAAAGCCTTCCCTGGGCTTTTCACAGATGGGTGGATGGGTGTTGGACATTCTCAAGGAGGCGGCTCCGTCTGGAAGCTTTCGGAGAGCAAGTTGCTACAAACTGGGGCCGCCGGAAAGTATCTAGGTACTGTCGCATTGGCGCCTGCCTCCAAGATTTATGACATGACCCTCCTTGGTGTCGAGTCACTTTCTCAAACCTCCAATTATGCGTCGTACGATATCCTCTATGAGACAATCTGGCTACCCTTCGCCATTGAGCGTGTCTTCCCCGGTATGAGCCGCGCGCCGTTTGCCGAAACACTCCAGAATCGAACAAAAATCGCCGACATGGCGCAAGCCTGTAATTACGGTATCATGTCACTGGCTTATGGACTAAAACCTCTGGATCTCTTTACTTCGGCAATCAAGAACAACACGGACTTCCAGGAGTGGCAAGATATGGTCGCTCCCGCCAATGGTGACAAGGCTGGAGAGCCTATGATGATCATCCAGGGTTTGAATGACACTGCCGTTCTGCCCCAGATCACCGTTAGTTCTTTCCAAGACGCCTGCCGTTACGGGAACGAGGCCCACCTCAGGTTGTATCCCGGAATGGATCATTCTGATGTGCTGACTGCGAGCTCCCCTGAGTGGTTGGCTTTTATCGATGGGCGCTTCGCTGGTTGGAAGACTCCAGGAAACTGCAGCACCATTACACACCAACCTTTTGATGTTGCTCACATGGTTACCGAGCCCGAAGCTGCAGAAATTGCAAGCATCTAA
- a CDS encoding SDR family NAD(P)-dependent oxidoreductase (dehydrogenases with different specificities (related to short-chain alcohol dehydrogenases)), giving the protein MVADPRPQTLAGKVAIVTGATRGIGAGLAEELARRGAKVLITYTSASSEPIADKLIEKIKNFNNGSKAAKVRADLRDLSAGETIVEASIQAFGPNIDILVNNAGVEVVKPLSDLTVEDYNLVYDLNVRGAIFLTQAVLPHLRAPGRIINISSVGARAGFANLSIYCSSKAALEGLTRCWAAELGDAGHTVNAVNPGPVQTALLENIPKELVEMQKSATPVEHRVGTIDDVAQVVAWLASEESRWVSGQAIAASGGFAMY; this is encoded by the exons ATGGTCGCAGACCCCAGACCCCAAACACTAGCCGGCAAAGTCGCCATTGTGACAGGCGCAACGAGAGGAATCGGCGCCGGGCTGGCTGAAGAATTAGCCCGTCGAGGAGCCAAA GTCTTGATCACATACACATCAGCGAGCAGCGAACCCATCGCTGATAAACTAATcgagaaaatcaaaaacttCAACAACGGCTCCAAGGCAGCCAAAGTCCGCGCCGATCTCCGCGATCTATCAGCTGGAGAAACGATCGTCGAAGCCTCAATCCAAGCATTCGGCCCCAACATCGATATCCTGGTTAACAACGCCGGCGTGGAAGTAGTGAAGCCCCTTTCAGATCTCACGGTGGAAGACTACAACCTCGTTTACGACCTGAACGTCCGCGGGGCTATCTTTCTGACGCAGGCTGTTCTCCCGCATCTACGTGCACCCGGTCGgatcatcaatatcagtTCAGTTGGTGCACGGGCGGGATTCGCTAATTTGTCGATTTATTGCTCGTCCAAGGCGGCCTTGGAGGGCTTGACGCGATGCTGGGCTGCGGAGTTGGGTGATGCTGGGCATACGGTGAATGCTGTTAATCCGGGGCCAGTGCAGACGGCTTTGCTGGAGAATATTCCgaaggagttggtggagatgCAGAAGTCTGCTACGCCGGTTGAGCATCGGGTGGGGACGATTGATGATGTTGCGCAGGTGGTGGCGTGGCTTGCTTCTGAGGAGAGTCGGTGGGTTTCTGGGCAGGCGATTGCTGCTTCTGGGGGGTTTGCGATGTATTGA
- a CDS encoding NAD(P)/FAD-dependent oxidoreductase (possible oxidoreductase) yields the protein MPTVILGGGIIGSAIAYYLSETHPPGDIHIIESSTALFSSASGYAAGFLAKDWFSPDVASLGELSFGLHERLAIEYGGVERWGYMKGMALSYDATIKRGSGSQGDEWMDRGGSRAEMASRSTLGSEMGAPAWLTVRSGVEVERISDVDTAQVDPLRLCRFLMDTAVSRGVQLHHPARATSLVTDSGTLTGVKMVDLVSQEESTLPCTHLVICAGAWTSRVFEDLFPSAQVSIPVSQLTGYSLVLRSLRHTLEHEQQTYGGRCHAIFTENPFSCGFSPEIFSRQGGEIYIAGLNDPDMPLPGLAEESRNLIDRDELRRLKAVSTQLMGRLVDEDAGVTDVNMDDLEVLREGLCFRPVTHRGTPVVCRVDDDFLGDGLKTDGHGGIFVASGHGPWGISLSLGTGRVVADMVEGVRPRADVKSQIFVIFEVRDPILQGSITCADF from the exons ATGCCAACCGTAATCCTCGGCGGCGGAATAATCGGCTCCGCAATCGCCTACTACCTATCCGAGACCCATCCACCAGGGGACATCCATATCATTGAATCCTCAACGGCACTATTCAGCTCTGCGTCTGGGTACGCGGCTGGCTTTCTGGCAAAGGATTGGTTTAGCCCGGATGTTGCTTCTCTGGGTGAGCTTTCGTTTGGGTTACATGAGAGGTTGGCTATTGAATATGGTGGGGTGGAGAGGTGGGGGTATATGAAGGGGATGGCTTTGAGTTACGATGCCACTATTAAGAGGGGGAGTGGTAGTCAAGGTGACGAGTGGATGGATAGAGGGGGTAGTCGAGCGGAAATGGCTTCTAGGTCGACTTTGGGGAGTGAGATGGGGGCTCCGGCTTGGTTGACGGTGAGGTCgggggtggaggtggagaggattAGTGATGTTGATACTGCGCAGGT TGATCCGTTGAGACTGTGTCGGTTTCTGATGGATACGGCTGTATCCCGTGGTGTGCAGCTTCATCACCCGGCTAGGGCTACTTCTCTCGTCACAGACAGTGGCACTCTTACTGGAGTCAAGATGGTCGATCTCGTTTCGCAGGAGGAGTCTACACTTCCGTGTACCCATCTCGTTATTTGTGCGGGGGCTTGGACGTCGCGTGTCTTCGaggatctctttccttccgcGCAGGTCTCCATTCCCGTCTCGCAGTTGACGGGATATTCTCTCGTCCTCCGTTCTCTGAGACATACCCTGGAACACGAGCAACAAACATACGGAGGTAGATGTCACGCTATCTTCACCGAAAACCCCTTTTCCTGCGGCTTCAGTCCGGAGATCTTCTCGCGACAGGGCGGCGAGATCTACATTGCTGGTCTGAATGATCCAGATATGCCACTACCAGGTCTAGCAGAGGAGTCTCGGAATTTAATCGATCGTGATGAGTTAAGGAGGTTAAAGGCCGTGTCTACCCAGTTAATGGGTAGACTcgtggatgaggatgctgGAGTCACTGACGTAAACATGGATGATTTGGAGGTTCTTCGTGAGGGATTGTGCTTCCGTCCTGTTACCCATCGGGGAACGCCTGTTGTGTGCAGGGTAGATGATGATTTTCTGGGAGATGGACTGAAGACCGATGGTCACGGTGGTATTTTTGTGGCTTCTGGACATGGTCCTTGGGGGATCTCGTTGTCGTTGGGGACTGGGAGGGTCGTGGCGGATATGGTAGAGGGTGTGCGGCCGAGGGCTGATGTGA AATCCCAGATATTCGTGATATTTGAAGTTCGAGATCCTATCCTACAGGGCTCAATAACCTGCGCCGACTTCTGA
- a CDS encoding pyrroline-5-carboxylate reductase (pyrroline-5-carboxylate reductase), whose translation MTTLAFIGCGNMGSAILDGLLEATRSEPQKSKIEYFIATTKSAASAEKLSEKYRSDPSRVLVASGSNVKVMEQSDIVLLACKPFLAQSILSEPGVAKALKGKFVISVMAGKTPAEIMEYIYGDSAQAMNRPVIVTAMPNVAARLRQSMTIIEENPALSKDRAEILTWIFEQIGTVKFVAPDLVNAGSMVSGAAMALLTLAVDGIMDGAVMEGFRRPDAMEVSAQVLEGLAGLLREGVHPAVLRESISSPRGCTIQGLYALEKNGVRGAYAEALVRGVKHLRGEN comes from the exons atGACAACCCTCGCATTTATCGGCTGCG GAAACATGGGCTCCGCAATCCTAGACGGCCTGCTAGAGGCCACCCGCTCGGAGCCCCAAAAATCCAAAATCGAATACTTCATAGCGACCACCAAGAGCGCGGCCTCAGCCGAGAAGCTTAGCGAGAAATACCGCTCAGATCCATCACGAGTGTTAGTTGCGTCTGGGTCCAACGTTAAAGTCATGGAGCAGTCAGACATCGTCCTGCTAGCGTGCAAGCCTTTCCTGGCGCAGAGTATTCTGTCCGAGCCGGGCGTAGCGAAAGCGTTAAAAGGAAAATTCGTCATCAGCGTTATGGCGGGCAAGACGCCTGCCGAGATCATGGAGTACATCTATGGGGATTCAGCCCAGGCGATGAATAGGCCGGTGATTGTAACGGCCATGCCGAATGTGGCGGCGCGATTGCGCCAGTCCATGACTATTATCGAGGAGAACCCGGCGCTTTCGAAAGATCGGGCGGAGATTCTGACTTGGATCTTTGAGCAGATTGGGACGGTCAAGTTTGTGGCGCCGGATTTGGTCAATGCTGGGTCGATGGTTTCTGGGGCCGCGATGGCGCTCTTGACTCTTGCTGTTGATGGGATTATGGATGGGGCTGTTATGGAGGGTTTCCGACGGCCGGATGCTATGGAGGTGTCGGCGCAAGTGTTGGAGGGGTTGGCTGGGTTGTTGAGGGAGGGCGTTCACCCGGCGGTTTTGAGGGAGAGTATTTCTTCGCCGAGGGGGTGTACTATTCAAGGACTGTatgctttggagaagaatgggGTTCGGGGGGCGTACGCTGAGGCGTTGGTTAGGGGGGTGAAGCATTTGAGGGGAGAGAACTAG
- a CDS encoding putative proline oxidase Put1 (predicted protein), whose protein sequence is MKPKVFWPRKPETFYSASKPLADAASPAHNAALHSSPAQKRAPLADLPTKTLLRSLFLTSAMASPLLKPSIAVLKYVVDSKSPLLSPSKNPIMNYILRATIYNHFCAGVNETEVRKTVQEMKTLGFKGVILGYARESVAKVDAAGSHVEEWKNAQAIEDRAVDEWKEGNLRTLRMVGKGDYMNIKYDRTKIKCDTQRMLTRLDSPAPALQPLKHSLAVTPSHHHASSKLLQKSVKQLQPRDPGSGSTPSNRSSNQPLTPGRSIS, encoded by the coding sequence ATGAAGCCGAAGGTATTCTGGCCCAGAAAGCCAGAAACGTTCTATTCCGCGTCCAAACCGCTGGCCGATGCTGCGTCGCCCGCTCACAATGCGGCCCTCCATTCGTCGCCTGCCCAGAAGAGGGCGCCTCTCGCGGACTTACCGACGAAGACACTTCTGCGCTCTTTATTCCTGACGTCAGCGATGGCGTCGCCGCTTTTGAAACCCTCTATAGCGGTGCTGAAATATGTGGTGGATTCAAAGTCGCCCCTGCTTAGTCCCTCTAAGAACCCTATCATGAACTACATACTCCGCGCAACAATCTACAACCACTTCTGCGCGGGTGTTAATGAGACAGAAGTCCGCAAAACAGTCCAGGAGATGAAGACTCTGGGCTTCAAGGGCGTCATCCTCGGATATGCGCGGGAATCCGTCGCAAAGGTCGACGCAGCCGGCTCCCACgtggaggaatggaagaatGCACAAGCCATCGAAGACCGTGCAGTGGACGAATGGAAAGAGGGCAACTTACGGACACTCAGAATGGTCGGAAAAGGAGATTACATGAATATCAAGTATGACCGAACCAAAATAAAATGTGATACGCAACGTATGCTAACACGATTAGATTCACCGGCGCCGGCCCTGCAGCCGTTGAAGCACTCGCTCGCGGTGACCCCGTCCCACCACCACGCATCAAGCAAGCTATTACAGAAATCTGTGAAGCAACTGCAGCCCAGGGATCCCGGTTCTGGATCGACGCCGAGCAACAGATCTTCCAACCAGCCATTGACGCCTGGACGATCGATCTCATGA
- a CDS encoding uncharacterized protein (predicted protein): MREYSWPEPVRREDDIVCETAEEYFCGPFFDNNDSRNILGRFLYEDLIPDRKLGDTVSFLEGEEREAFLDLAKGMLLWHPNVRETAGELAGHPFLQPKQTSP, encoded by the exons ATGCGAGAGTACTCGTGGCCGGAACCTGTCAGACGAGAAGACGACATAGTATGCGAGACTGCGGAGGAGTACTTCTGTGGGCCATTCTTTGACAACAATG ACTCACGAAACATCTTAGGTCGCTTTCTCTACGAAGACCTGATCCCCGACCGGAAACTAGGCGACACAGTTTCCTTCCtcgagggagaggagagggaagcGTTTCTGGATCTCGCCAAGGGGATGCTTCTCTGGCATCCAAATGTGCGAGAAACTGCAGGCGAACTGGCGGGacatccttttcttcaaccaaagcaaacaagcCCCTGA
- a CDS encoding uncharacterized protein (predicted protein) has translation MREPLSMYQRRFGDRRMPLPLIKTYIRALLTGLDYLHKQCRTVHTGKFIFDLSSPRDTEPRRRLDLKLENIMVSFEDPTVLADFLESQLEKPMAFKIDSTGRPVYQSRSDFGPLKSLRSIPQLVDFGLATRHEEDDDWGVWPIQPDHYREPEVILGIGWQMPADIWNLGVLVRPVVL, from the coding sequence ATGAGGGAGCCATTGTCGATGTATCAGCGACGCTTTGGTGATAGAAGAATGCCACTGCCCCTCATTAAAACATACATTCGTGCTCTTCTTACGGGGCTTGACTATCTTCACAAACAATGCAGGACAGTTCATACGGGTAAGttcatcttcgacctctcttctcctcgtGATACTGAGCCCAGGCGGCGGCTAGATTTAAAGCTTGAAAACATCATGGTCTCATTCGAGGATCCAACCGTGCTTGCTGATTTCTTGGAGTCTCAGCTGGAAAAACCAATGGCTTTCAAGATTGATTCGACGGGACGACCAGTGTATCAATCCCGTAGTGACTTCGGGCCACTCAAAAGCCTGAGAAGTATACCACAGCTTGTCGACTTTGGCTTGGCAACCAGAcacgaggaagacgacgactGGGGCGTCTGGCCTATTCAGCCAGACCACTATCGGGAGCCAGAGGTGATACTGGGTATTGGATGGCAAATGCCTGCGGATATTTGGAACCTTGGTGTTCTCGTGCGTCCCGTTGTCCTTTAG